One Thermorudis peleae genomic window, CGGGCAAGTGCTTGCCGTGTTGTTGCATCAACGAACGCGCCCGCTTCACCGTCCAGCACGCGCAGGAAGCGATAGCCGATCGCTGCGGGATCAAGAAATCCTCGGCCACTCACAATGCCTTCTACAACACACAACGCAAGTTCCGTCTGATCAGTAAAGCGCCCGGGCGGGAGTGCCGGTGTCGTTGCAGTAGCCGGACGAGCAAGGTAGTGATCGACCCAACCGTATTGGACGGCAATTTCTTCTCGACTCAAGCCATCAACCGGCGCTCCCAAGGCATCACCAATAGCAAGGCCAATTAGGCAACCAAGAAACTGTGCCGTACCAGGATGTTCCGTCGGCTCATGCATAGGCTGACCATCGTCCTTACGTGCCATCTCCGGAAGGATGTACAATGGGCACACTTATACCTTGACTGAGTATTCTTCCAGAAAGATCGAAATCCAACACTGACGCAAGGAAAGAGCAGAGCATCTTGGACGCTAGACCAAGGCAGCACCATGGCCGTTGCTGCTCTGCACTTGCGTTCAAGGCAAGAATACCGGATACTCCGAAATGGCGGCAGAGGGATCTGCTGCAAGGAAGGACGCTGGCAACCATGTACCTGACAGATGCACTGGAACGCGTCCGGCAACGGCTGGTTCAAAACCAGGCACGGCCCGAGACGTTGCGGCTCGTTGACAGTGTCATGGAAACGGCCCAGCGCACAGGGGGTGATCAAGCCCAGGTCCGTTCACTCCTTGAGCTTGTCCGGCGATTAATGCGAACGCCGGTCGCGCATTCCAACATTGCAGTTTACGACGACCTTGCTGTGCTTGAGGAGCAACTCGTTCAGGCAGCTGCTGAAGCAGCCGCAGCCCGCGAAGCGGAAGAAAGCCGGCCGTTGCCGAAACCCAAGAAGTACTATCGGCAGCTGCGTGAGCGCGAGCGGGAACAAAAGCGGCGCGAACAACACTAAGGAAGGCCCACGGGAACAGGGAGGGAGCAGCACTTCTATGCGTGTCTACCGGGTCGTGCAATTTGGGTTAGGGCCGATTGGCCAGGAGATTGCCCGACTCGCGGCAACGCGGAGATCCTATGCGCTCGTTGGAGCAATTGACATTGACCCGGCAAAGGTCGGGAAAGACGTCGGGGAAGTAATCGGACTTCCCGAGCCTCTTGGCATTCCTGTGCGCAGCGACGCTGAGGCTGTGCTCGCCGAGACAAAACCTGACTGCGTTCTGCACACGACGGGTTCCTCCTTCCGTCAGGTCTTTCCACAACTTGAGCTCATTGTGCGGAATCAGGCTAACATCGTCTCGACGTGTGAAGAACTCGCCTTCCCTGCCGCACAGCACCCGGACCTGGCCGCACAGCTTGATGCGCTGGCTCGTCAGTACGGCGTTACCGTCCTTGGCACTGGTGTTAATCCTGGGTTTGTGATGGATACGTTGCCACTGGTGTTCAGCGCCGTCGCTCAGCAGGTAACAGCAGTCCGTGTTGAGCGCATTCAAAACGCCTCGACGCGCCGTCAGCCACTGCAAGCCAAGATTGGCTCAGGCAAGACCGTTGAAGAGTTTCAAGCGCTTGTTAAGGCTGGCACTGTTCGCCACGTCGGTCTTCGCGAATCAGTGGCTCTTCTGGCTGCCGGGCTCGGCTGGCAACTCGATGGGTATGATGAAACCATCGAGCCAGTTCTTGCTGATCACCGCATTCAGACAGCGTACTTCACCGTTGAACCGGGCCAGGTTTGCGGTGTTGATCAAATCGGGCGAGGCTACGTCGACGGCAAAGAACGGATTACGCTCCATTTGAAGATGTACCTTGACGCTGATCCTGCGTATGATCGCATCTTGCTTGAGGGGCCAATGCCACTGGAGCTGGTGATTCCAGGCGGATTACAGGGTGACCGGGCAACCACAGCAATTGCCCTCAACGCCGTTCCACGCGTCGTTGCTCATGCTCCGGGCCTGGTTACCATGGTCGATTTGCCAATCATTACTGCACAATCATAACGATGAGCGATTGGTCAGGAGAACGAACGGGTTTGGGACGTGGATATTCCGACACGATTGGAACGGGAGATGTGGCGAGCAGAACAATTTGATCGCGTAGCACTCTTCTTTGACATGTCAAATCTCTACTTTGCTGCCCGTGATCTTGGCGTACGCATCGACTACAGCAAGCTCCTTGACTTCCTCGTCGATGGACGTCGCCTCTACTGCGCCTACGCCTACGTTGTCCTCTCCACCGAAGACAGTTCGGCTGTGCCGTTCTTAACGTGGCTACGCCGCAACGGATTCCGTGTCACCGCAAAAGCGCTGCGCCGTCAACCTGATGGTACGCTACGCGGGAATTTGAACCTTGAATTAGCGGTCGACATGCTGACACAAGCGCCATATTACGACGTTGCGGTATTAGTCAGTGGTGACGGTGATTTTACCTACCTTGTCGAAAGCGTCCAGCGGCTGGGGAAACGCGTTGAAGTTGCCTCGACACCGCGCAACACCTCGGTTGAACTCCTTGAGGCTGCCGATCGATACATCGACCTCGAAGCACACCTGAGCGCATTCAGCCAGCCACGTCCAGCCGCACCATCGCAACCCAGTAACGAATGGCAACCTCGTCCAAACGTTACACGTCCACAAGAAAACGAATCATCGTGGCGCAGTCGACTTTTCGGCTCGCGTCCTTCCCCAGAAGAAGGGCAAGAGGATGAGCTTGATCGCTGAGCTGGCAACGCGTCGAGATGCACTGCTCACTACCCTTGCAACGCTGGTCAACTATGAATCACCGAGTACGGAGAAAGCTGCGGTTGACACACTGAGTGCTTGGCTGCAAGCGCAATGCCGCGCACTGGGTGCAGAGGTTACGGTTCACCCACAACAGCACTACGGTGACCTGACCGTAGCGCGGTGGTATGGAGCTGATCAGTCCCGCTCACCACTTCTTGTACTCACGCATATCGACACTGTTTGGCCACTAGGCACAATCCGTGAGCGCCCTTTTCGAATCGAGGGAGAGCGCGCCTTTGGCCCCGGCATCTTTGACATGAAAGCCAGTGTGGCCATGATGCTCGAGGCAATACGATGGCTTCGAGCCAACAACCGGCTTCAGCGCTCAATCGTCTGGCTTATCACCACCGAGGAGGAAGTCGGCAGCCCGGTTTCGCGTCCCTTGATCGAAGCATTCGCGCGCGAGGCCGCTTATGTCTTATGCCTTGAGCCTCCAACGCCACCGCGCGGTGCGCTCAAGACAGCACGCAAAGGCGTGGGCATGTTCTCACTGCGTGTTCGTGGACGCGCAGCACATGCCGGCGCTGATCCTGACCGTGGCGTGAGCGCAATTGTTGAACTCGCCCATCAAATTCTCGCCATCCAACGTCTTGCCGACCCGACCCAGGGAACGACGATTAATGTCGGCGTGATTGGTGGCGGCACACGACCGAATGTAGTTGCGGCAGAAGCATGGGCGCAGATTGACGTCCGCGTCACAACCCTTGCAGAAGCCGAGCGCATAACGCAAGCCCTGATGACACTCCGGCCTGTGCTAGAAGGCACCGAACTCAACGTGACTGGCGGCATCAACCGTCCACCAATGGAACGGACGCCAGTGATCGCTGCGGCCTTTGCGCGTGCTCAGGAAATTGGGCGCGAACTTGGTATCACGCTCGAAGAATCGGCAACTGGCGGTGGCAGCGACGGCAACTTCACGGCCGCCTTAGGTGTCCCAACGCTTGATGGGCTCGGCTGTCCGGGCAACGGCGCTCACGCCGTCGACGAGCATATCTCCATCCCCGGTCTTCTGGAGCGCACCGCACTGCTCATTGCCCTGCTCGAGCGCCTCTAACGCAGGATGAAGGAAGGAGCCACGCGATGTCCGCTCAGCTGAATCCACTCGAGATTATCCCGCGTGTCCTGACACGCTATTCCCCGGTCGTCGTTGACCATGCCCAAGGACTCTATGTGTGGGACATTCACGGCGAGCGGTGGGCAGATTTTACCTCCGGGATTGCCGTGGTCAACACGGGCCACTGTCACCCACGCGTGGTTGCAGCAATCCGGGAGCAGGCTGGCAAGATCATTCACGCGCAAGCGAACATTCTGGCGCACGAGCCGATGCTCCGCTTGGCACAGGTGATTACCGCAACATTACCACCGCAACTCAATCAAGTCTTCTTCAGCAATTCGGGAGCCGAAGCGGTCGAAGGAGCCGTCAAACTTGCCAAAGTCGCGACTGGCCGGCCTGCGGTGATTGCCTTCCGCGGCGCGTTCCATGGGCGGACGCACCTCGCAATGGCCTTGACAACCTCGCGGGTCAAAGTGCGCGGTCACTATGAACCCCTCGTCCCTTCTATTTACCACGCCCCGTATCCCTATCCGTTTCGGGCCCCAGCAGGCATGACGCCTGATGACGTGGCCCGTGCCTGCATTGCGGAACTCGAGCGTCTCTTCCAGACCATGGTCATGCCTGATGATGTTGCGGCAATCATTGTCGAACCAATGCTGGGAGAAGGCGGATATATTCTGCCTCCGACGCTCTTCCTGCAGGAACTCCGCCGGATCTGCGACGAACACGGGATCCTGCTGATTGTTGATGAAATCCAGACGGGGGTTGGTCGCACTGGACGGATGTGGGCATTTGAGCACTTTGGCATCGTCCCGGATATTGTCACCATGGCCAAAGGCATTGCCTCAGGGCTCCCGCTCTCTGCGGTGGTTGCCAATCGTGACCTCATGGATCGATGGGCACCTGGCGCGCATGGTGGCACGTTCGGTGGGAACGCCGTCGCCTG contains:
- a CDS encoding NYN domain-containing protein, encoding MDIPTRLEREMWRAEQFDRVALFFDMSNLYFAARDLGVRIDYSKLLDFLVDGRRLYCAYAYVVLSTEDSSAVPFLTWLRRNGFRVTAKALRRQPDGTLRGNLNLELAVDMLTQAPYYDVAVLVSGDGDFTYLVESVQRLGKRVEVASTPRNTSVELLEAADRYIDLEAHLSAFSQPRPAAPSQPSNEWQPRPNVTRPQENESSWRSRLFGSRPSPEEGQEDELDR
- a CDS encoding M20 family metallopeptidase, which codes for MSLIAELATRRDALLTTLATLVNYESPSTEKAAVDTLSAWLQAQCRALGAEVTVHPQQHYGDLTVARWYGADQSRSPLLVLTHIDTVWPLGTIRERPFRIEGERAFGPGIFDMKASVAMMLEAIRWLRANNRLQRSIVWLITTEEEVGSPVSRPLIEAFAREAAYVLCLEPPTPPRGALKTARKGVGMFSLRVRGRAAHAGADPDRGVSAIVELAHQILAIQRLADPTQGTTINVGVIGGGTRPNVVAAEAWAQIDVRVTTLAEAERITQALMTLRPVLEGTELNVTGGINRPPMERTPVIAAAFARAQEIGRELGITLEESATGGGSDGNFTAALGVPTLDGLGCPGNGAHAVDEHISIPGLLERTALLIALLERL
- a CDS encoding aspartate aminotransferase family protein is translated as MSAQLNPLEIIPRVLTRYSPVVVDHAQGLYVWDIHGERWADFTSGIAVVNTGHCHPRVVAAIREQAGKIIHAQANILAHEPMLRLAQVITATLPPQLNQVFFSNSGAEAVEGAVKLAKVATGRPAVIAFRGAFHGRTHLAMALTTSRVKVRGHYEPLVPSIYHAPYPYPFRAPAGMTPDDVARACIAELERLFQTMVMPDDVAAIIVEPMLGEGGYILPPTLFLQELRRICDEHGILLIVDEIQTGVGRTGRMWAFEHFGIVPDIVTMAKGIASGLPLSAVVANRDLMDRWAPGAHGGTFGGNAVACAAGVATFEVMREERLPENAERIGHYLMGQLRELQQEFPIIGEVRGLGLMIGVELVHPDDRSPNPEAVKRVIQHAQERRTLLITAGEHDQVIRVIPPLIITQEQADDFLTVFSEALKAAQS